The following DNA comes from Deinococcus carri.
ACTTTCCCCTGAGCAGCACCAACCCCAGCCCGGCCGAGAAGGTGACGGGGTACGACCTCAGCCGCTGAAGTTCAGCGCCCCGAAACGCTGCCCGTGAGGCGGCGTTCTTTTTGGCCTACAGATTCGCCTTGAAAAACGCCACGCTCCGCCGCAGCGCCAGCCCCAGGTTCCGGCTGAGGTTGTGGTTGTCGCCCTCGTAGCGGTAGGCCTCCACGCTCTGCCCGGCGGCCCGCAGGTCGTGGGCGAGGGCCTGCTGGAAGGCGTAGGGAACCTCCTCGTCCCCCGTGCCCTGCTGAAGCTGGATAGGCCGCCCGTTCAGGTCTTCCAGATAGGCGTTGGGACTGAGGGCACGCAGATACCGGCGGTTGAGGGGGTCCAGCACGCGCTTTTCCTCGTCCGGGGGGTGGTTCCAGTCGGTCGCCAGCACGTCGTAACTGGCGACCACGCCCGCCCACAGGGAGGCGGCCCGGAGGTCGGGGTCCACCAGCATCGCCCGCAGCGAGAGTTGTCCGCCCATGCTGTGGCCCCACAGGCCGAGGCGCTTCGCGTTCACCCGCGGGTCTTTTTTCAGGCTGGCGGCGGCGTTCAGCACGTCCACCGTGTAGCCGGGGTCGTTGTAGCCGCCCAGCGCCTGCCCTTCCGAGTCGCCGTGGCCGCGGTAGTCGCTCTTGAGGGTGACGAACCCCGCCCGCGCGAAGGCGTCCTGATAGGCCACATATCGCTCGGTGGTGCGGTACTTCTCCGGCGGGATATAGCCGTGGTTGAAGACGATGGCGGGCCACCCTCCCTGCGGCGGCGTGCCGTCGGGGACCGTCAGCAGGGCGTAAATCTTCAGCCCGTCCGACTGGTAGCTCACCACCTGGCGCGTGTAGTTCACACCGGGACTCAGCGTCCGCACCACCGTCAGCTTGCTGCCGGGATACTCCCGCGCCCGCAACGCCTGAATGCTGATGGGCTGCCGCGCCACGAAGGCTTTCAGAGCCGCGTCCGTCACCTCACCCAGCGGCGTGGTGGGGAGGGTGTCGCTGGGGGTGTCGGACTTGGGCGTATCCGGTTCGCCGGTCGAGGCCGTCTGCGTGGCGCTCCACGGGACCCGGAAGGCCAGCCTCTCCGGTTGCGTGAAGGCGAGGTAGGCCGCCCCCGCCGCCAGCAGGAGCAACACGAGCTGAAGCCATCGCCTCACGAAGAGTCGCCGACGGCCCTGAAGCGGCTGGCTGCTGGTCGCTGGAAGCTGGCCGCCCCCCTCACAGCCGCTCCTTGAAAAAGGCCACGCTCCTCGCCAGGGCCGTGTTCAGGTTGCGGCTGAGGTTGTGGTTGTCGCCGGGGTAGACGTAGCTCTGCACGGGCTTGCCAAGCGCCTTGAGCTGCCGCGAGAGCGACTCGTGGAAGCCCACCGGCACGTCCTCGTCGGCGGTGCCGATGTGAAGCTGGAGGGGCGCGCGCAGGTCCGGGAGGTAGGAGTTGGCGCTGAGTTTGTTCCAGAAGTCGGGGTTACTGGCGGGCGTGCCGTATTTCTCCACCGCCTTCTTCCGCAGGTTCAGCACCCGCTGGGGGATGGAGGCCGGGGCCTTGTGCGGCCAGTCGTTCATCATCTGGTCGTAGTCGCCGACCACGCCGGCCCAGATGACGGCCGCCTTGATGCCAGGGTCGATGACCAGCGCGCGCAGGGTCAGGAAGCCGCCCATGGAGTGCCCCCACATGCCGATGCGGGCGGCGTTCACGCGGGGATCCTTTTTCAGGCTGGAGAGCGCGTTCATCACGTCGGTGGTGTAGCCAGGTGCGTAGTAGCCGCCGAGCGCCTCCCCCTGGCTGCTGCCGTGCCCGCGGTAGTCGCTCTTGAGGGTCACGAAGCCCGCGCGGGCAAAGGCGTCCTGGTAGGCGACGTAGCGTTCAGTGGTGCGGTACACGTTGGGCGGAATGTAGCCGTGGTTGAAGACGATGGCGGGCCAGCCTCCCTTCGGCGGCGTGCCGTTGGGCACGGTCAGCAGGGCGTCAATCTTCAGCCCGTCCGACTGGTAGCTCACCACCTGCCGCGAGTAGTTCGCGCCGGGACTCAGGGTCCGCACGACCGTGAGTTTGCTGCCGGGGTAGGCCTTCTCGCGGGCGGCGGGAATGCTCATCTGCGCGGCATCCACTGCGGCCAGGGCCGCCGCCGACTGGGCTTGCGCCGGGGAGGAGACGAGCAGCAGGGCCGGGAGCAGCAGCGCACGGGGCTTCATCTGCCCAGGCTAGTGGGCCTGCCCGCCGCACAAGGGATGCCCTCCCACCATGTGGCCCTCCAGGCAACACGGGTCAACCCCCGGCCTACCCCCCCGGCTTTCAAATCCGCCTTGCCCGTCTCCTCATCTGGGAAAGGGACGATTCCGGGAGAGTGTGACCTATGCAACATATTCTGTTTCCGACGGTGGCCGCCGCTGACGCCTTCATTGCCGACCTCCAGCAGCGAGGCGTCGCGCGGCCCGAGGTGGGCAGCATGCACCTGAACCGCCGCACGGCCCCGGTAACCAGCGAGACGACGACCACCACGACCACCGAGTACGCGGGTGACATGGGCGGCGGCACGGCGGAGGATGCCGGGGCCGGGGCCGTCAAGGGCACCGTGGCGGGCGCGCTCACGGGCGCGGCGGCGGGGATCATCGGCACGGCGGCCACGGTAGCGACGGGCGGCCTGGCGCTGCCGGTCATCCTGGGCATGACGGCGCTGGGCAGCGGCGTGGGTGCGGCGGTCGGCGGCATCGGCGGCGCGGCGGGCGTGGACGAGACCGGCGACGGCACCATGTCGGGCTACGAGGTCGAGGACACCCACTACGACCGGATGCAGTCCGCCGTGGAGGGGGGCGGCCGGGCCATCGCCGTGGACGACAACGTGCCCCAGGACGTGCTGGAAGAGGCCGTGCGCCGTCACGGCGGCCAGTTCGTCAGCGGCAACGCCGCGATGTAAACCACACCCGAAGGCGGGCGGGCTGAAGCGGGAAAAGCTTCAGCCCGCCCGCCTTTGTTCTCGGCTCACAGCCGCGCGTCGATGGGGTCACTTTCCAGCGCCAGCACGCCCAGCACACACTCGTGGACGCGGGCGGTCCCGGCGCAGTCCACGAAGCGCGAGAGTGCCTCCAGCCCCAGGTGAAACTCGCGCAGGGCGCGGGCGCGTTTGGCCCCCAGATGGCGGGCACGCAGGCGGGCGAGGTGTTCCGGGCGGGTGTACTCCGGCCCGTAGATGATGCGGAGGTACTCGCGGCCCCGCACCTTCACGGCGGGTTGCAGGTTGCGGCGCTCGGGGTCGAGGAAGGCCAGCGGCTTGACCACCATGCCCTCCCCGCCCGACGCGGTGAGAGCCTCCCACCACGCGGTCGCCTCCGCCTCACTCGTGGCGTCGCCCAGCGTGACGAGGCGGTGCACGGTCCAGCCAAAGAGGGTCGGGGCAGCGTCCGCCAGCCGCCCCAGCGTTTCCAGGTGCCAGAGGTGGTCCCGGTCGGTGTGGACCCGCCCCTCCGAGGCGAGAAGGTGAAAGGGCAGAATCCGCACGTCCTCCGGTCCCCCCACCCGGCGCACGTAGGCACGGTAGGCCTCGCGGTAGGCAGCGAGGTCGTGGGCGCGTTCGCGGGTGCGGTCCAGCAGGTCGCCCACAGCCACACCCCGGCCGGCCGCCGCTTCCAGCGCAGTCACGGCGGCGGGCAAGGCCGCGTTTCCTGCCGCACCCACCGCCGCGTACTGCCCCCGGATGAGTTCCCCGGCCTTCAGACTCCAGGGCAAAATCTCGGCGTCCAGCACCAGCCAGCCCGTGTCCAGCGTCTCCCACAGGCCAGCGGCGGTCACGGCAGCGCGGGCGCGGGCCAGCACGTCCGCCTCCCACTGTGCCGTCTCCCCCTGGGGCTGGAAGAAGGGCCGCCCGGTGCGGGTGTAGATGCAGCCTGTCCCGCTTTCCACCCCGAAGCGCGAGCGGGCCGCGGCCTCGTCGCGGGCGAGCACCAGCACGGCGCGCGACCCCATGTGTTTTTCCTCGCACACAACCTGCGACACGCCCTGCCCCCGGAAGTAGGCGAAGGCTTCCGCCGGGTGTTCCAGAGACCCTTCGCGCGCGCTCGTCTCCACCGGACTCATGGTGGGCGGCAGGTACACGGCCCAGCGTGGGTCCACGCCGAAGCGCGAGAAGGTTTCCACCGCCGCGGCCCGCTCGCCCTCCCTAACCAGAATCCCGCCGAAGGTGCGCGTCTCGATGCGGCCTCCCTTCAGGAAGTCGGCGAGGTCGAGCGTCTCGCCGTCCGGCTCCGGCTCGGCGGGCGCGAGGGGGCGGGCGGGCACGGCGTACTGGGCGTGGGCGGGTACGCTGACCAGTTCCATTTCCGGGTAACGCAATGCGGTCAGCGCCCCACCGAAGGCGCAGCCGGTGTCTATGTTCAGCGTGCGGTTCACCCAGCGGGGCTGGGCGACCGGCGTATGGCCGTAAATGACGGTCGCCGCGCCCCGGTAGTCGGCGGCCCAGTCGCGGCGCACGGGCAGGCCCAGTTCGTCCTGGCTGCCGTCCACGTCGCCGTAGAGGGCAAAGCTGCGCACCCGGCCCGACGAGCGGCCCTGATAGCGCTCGGGCAGACCCGCGTGGGCCACCACCACCCGCCCGCCGTCCAGCACGAGGTGGCTCACCAGCCCGTCGATAAAGCCGCGCACTTCCCGCCTGAACTCGGGTCCGGCCTCCTCCAACTGCGCCAGCGTCACGTCCAGGCCGTGCAGGGCCTTCACCGCCTTGCCGTCCAGCGCGCGCTTGAGCTTCTCGTCGTGGTTGCCGGGCACGCCCAGGGCCGCGCCCGACCGGACCATGTTCATCACCAGCCGCAGCACGCCGGCGCTGTCGGGGCCACGGTCCACCAGGTCGCCCACGAAGACGGCGGTGCGGCCCGGCGGGGGTGTGGCCTGGTCGCCTTCCACCCCATAGCCCAGCCGCGTCAGCAGCTCGCGCAGTTCGGGCAGGCACCCGTGAACGTCCCCGATGAAGTCGAAGGGGCCGGTCAGCTCCTTGCGGTTGGTGTAGAGGGGCACGCGCGACACCCGCGCTGCGTCCACCTCCTCCTCGGAGTGCAGCACCCAGACGTGGCGGAAGCCCTCCTTCTGGAGGCCGCGCAGGGTACGGTGCAGTTCCGAAACCTGCCGGCCGATGACCTCCGGGCGGAAGTCGCGGTCAGTCCGGGCCGTGTGCCGCGCCTCCAGCACCGGGCGGGGCAGGTCCAGCACGATGGCGACGGGCAGCACGTCATGCGCCCGCGCGAGGTCCACCAGCCGCCGCCGATCGTCCGGGCGCACGCTGGTCGCGTCCACCACTGTCAGCCGCCCGCGCGTCAGCCGCTTGCCCGCCACGAAAAACAGGCTGTCGAAGGCGTCCCCGGTCGCCTCCAGGCTGTTCTCGTCGTCGCTGACGAGGGCGCGGAAAAAGTCGCTGCTCAGCACCTCGGTGGGGAGAAAGTGCCGCGCAGCGAAGGTGGACTTGCCCGCCGACGACGCGCCGACGAGGGCGACGAGGCAGAGTTCGGGGAGGGGGATGTTCATGCGGGGACCTCAGGGGATGATGCTCGCACACAGGAGGGGCACAGGCATGGGCAGATTGGCGGAGCGTCAACCACCCGCCTGAAGCCGCACCCGCACCACCCAGTCGCTGACCGCCCTGGTCACCTCTTCCGCCACCGTCTCGGGCAGAGGCGTCATGTGCCGCGCTTCTTCCAGCTCACGCACGAGGCGCAGGTGTTCGGGCTGGTAGGCGGCAGGCGGTTCGGGCAGTGGTTCCCCCTCACGCCCTTCCCGCTTCAGGGTCATGAGTTCGGATAGGAAGGGCAGGCGGGCTTCCACGTTCA
Coding sequences within:
- a CDS encoding alpha/beta hydrolase family protein, with protein sequence MRRWLQLVLLLLAAGAAYLAFTQPERLAFRVPWSATQTASTGEPDTPKSDTPSDTLPTTPLGEVTDAALKAFVARQPISIQALRAREYPGSKLTVVRTLSPGVNYTRQVVSYQSDGLKIYALLTVPDGTPPQGGWPAIVFNHGYIPPEKYRTTERYVAYQDAFARAGFVTLKSDYRGHGDSEGQALGGYNDPGYTVDVLNAAASLKKDPRVNAKRLGLWGHSMGGQLSLRAMLVDPDLRAASLWAGVVASYDVLATDWNHPPDEEKRVLDPLNRRYLRALSPNAYLEDLNGRPIQLQQGTGDEEVPYAFQQALAHDLRAAGQSVEAYRYEGDNHNLSRNLGLALRRSVAFFKANL
- a CDS encoding alpha/beta hydrolase family protein; translation: MKPRALLLPALLLVSSPAQAQSAAALAAVDAAQMSIPAAREKAYPGSKLTVVRTLSPGANYSRQVVSYQSDGLKIDALLTVPNGTPPKGGWPAIVFNHGYIPPNVYRTTERYVAYQDAFARAGFVTLKSDYRGHGSSQGEALGGYYAPGYTTDVMNALSSLKKDPRVNAARIGMWGHSMGGFLTLRALVIDPGIKAAVIWAGVVGDYDQMMNDWPHKAPASIPQRVLNLRKKAVEKYGTPASNPDFWNKLSANSYLPDLRAPLQLHIGTADEDVPVGFHESLSRQLKALGKPVQSYVYPGDNHNLSRNLNTALARSVAFFKERL
- a CDS encoding polynucleotide kinase-phosphatase — protein: MNIPLPELCLVALVGASSAGKSTFAARHFLPTEVLSSDFFRALVSDDENSLEATGDAFDSLFFVAGKRLTRGRLTVVDATSVRPDDRRRLVDLARAHDVLPVAIVLDLPRPVLEARHTARTDRDFRPEVIGRQVSELHRTLRGLQKEGFRHVWVLHSEEEVDAARVSRVPLYTNRKELTGPFDFIGDVHGCLPELRELLTRLGYGVEGDQATPPPGRTAVFVGDLVDRGPDSAGVLRLVMNMVRSGAALGVPGNHDEKLKRALDGKAVKALHGLDVTLAQLEEAGPEFRREVRGFIDGLVSHLVLDGGRVVVAHAGLPERYQGRSSGRVRSFALYGDVDGSQDELGLPVRRDWAADYRGAATVIYGHTPVAQPRWVNRTLNIDTGCAFGGALTALRYPEMELVSVPAHAQYAVPARPLAPAEPEPDGETLDLADFLKGGRIETRTFGGILVREGERAAAVETFSRFGVDPRWAVYLPPTMSPVETSAREGSLEHPAEAFAYFRGQGVSQVVCEEKHMGSRAVLVLARDEAAARSRFGVESGTGCIYTRTGRPFFQPQGETAQWEADVLARARAAVTAAGLWETLDTGWLVLDAEILPWSLKAGELIRGQYAAVGAAGNAALPAAVTALEAAAGRGVAVGDLLDRTRERAHDLAAYREAYRAYVRRVGGPEDVRILPFHLLASEGRVHTDRDHLWHLETLGRLADAAPTLFGWTVHRLVTLGDATSEAEATAWWEALTASGGEGMVVKPLAFLDPERRNLQPAVKVRGREYLRIIYGPEYTRPEHLARLRARHLGAKRARALREFHLGLEALSRFVDCAGTARVHECVLGVLALESDPIDARL